One Roseburia rectibacter DNA window includes the following coding sequences:
- a CDS encoding ABC transporter ATP-binding protein: MTKYFQNKYALSKQGAKDLCKGILYSVLAYVSLMLPVALLACVLDSFLIALSWDSGQGGNILLYTVIGIVILAVIFVMHYLQYTLTYMGTYQESERRRISIAEKLRTMPLRFFHERDLSDLTSTIMGDCAGFEHAFSHTVPQFWGSILSTAIVCIVLLIYDWRMGLALLGVAPVAFAIVLFSRKLQTKQGQKHIDAKLALADGIQECLETVQDIKACNQETVYLKKLDEKMDAAEKAQISSEMVTASLVTTGQMFLRLGLATVIVVGNTLMINHQTTLFSYILFLIAASRLYDPLSGAMANMAELFSVDLQVKRLKEIQDYKEENKKKEYQTDGYDITFDHVSFAYEPGKPVLRDVSFTAKQGQVTALVGPSGGGKSTVANLAAGFYDVNGGKITLGGTDIAPIDSVAMMRDFSVVFQNVVLFNNTIMENIRIGRKDATDEEVIAAAKAARCHTFIEKLPDGYQTVIGENGSTLSGGECQRLSIARALLKDAPVILLDEATASLDVDNETEIQEAISKLIKGKTVLVIAHRMRTVENADKIVVLDGGVVAESGTHAELMKKNGLYARLVELQTASADWKLNGR, from the coding sequence CAAAAGACCTGTGTAAAGGAATCCTTTATTCAGTTCTGGCTTATGTCAGCCTGATGCTTCCGGTTGCACTGCTTGCATGTGTGCTTGATTCTTTCCTTATAGCATTGTCCTGGGACAGCGGGCAGGGTGGAAATATTTTACTGTACACGGTGATCGGAATCGTCATTTTAGCAGTCATATTTGTGATGCATTATCTGCAGTATACACTGACCTATATGGGAACCTATCAGGAGAGTGAACGCCGCAGGATTTCAATCGCGGAAAAGTTAAGGACGATGCCGCTTCGGTTTTTCCATGAGCGTGATCTGTCTGATCTGACGAGTACGATCATGGGGGACTGCGCAGGTTTTGAACACGCATTTTCGCATACCGTACCGCAGTTCTGGGGTTCGATCCTGTCGACTGCGATCGTGTGCATCGTGCTTTTGATCTATGACTGGAGAATGGGACTTGCGCTGCTTGGGGTAGCGCCGGTGGCGTTTGCAATCGTTCTTTTTTCCAGAAAGCTGCAGACAAAGCAGGGGCAGAAACATATCGATGCAAAACTTGCACTGGCAGATGGAATACAGGAATGCTTAGAGACGGTGCAGGACATTAAGGCGTGCAATCAGGAAACGGTATATCTGAAAAAGCTGGATGAAAAAATGGATGCCGCGGAAAAGGCACAGATCTCTTCGGAGATGGTAACGGCAAGCCTTGTGACCACAGGGCAGATGTTTTTGCGGCTTGGACTTGCGACGGTCATTGTTGTCGGAAATACTTTGATGATCAACCATCAGACCACACTGTTTTCCTACATTTTATTCCTGATCGCAGCTTCAAGACTATATGATCCACTTTCCGGGGCAATGGCAAATATGGCAGAGCTGTTTTCCGTGGATCTTCAGGTAAAGCGCCTGAAAGAAATCCAGGATTATAAAGAGGAAAATAAGAAGAAAGAGTATCAGACAGACGGCTATGATATTACATTCGACCATGTAAGTTTTGCCTACGAACCTGGCAAACCGGTGTTGCGGGATGTTTCTTTCACTGCAAAACAGGGACAGGTAACAGCCCTTGTCGGACCGTCCGGCGGGGGAAAGAGTACGGTGGCAAATTTAGCGGCTGGTTTTTACGATGTGAACGGTGGAAAAATCACACTTGGTGGCACGGATATTGCACCGATCGATTCAGTTGCCATGATGAGAGATTTTTCCGTGGTATTCCAGAACGTAGTTCTTTTCAACAATACCATTATGGAAAATATCCGTATAGGGCGCAAAGATGCGACCGATGAAGAGGTGATCGCTGCTGCAAAGGCGGCGCGCTGTCATACGTTTATTGAAAAACTGCCGGACGGCTATCAGACCGTGATCGGAGAAAACGGCTCCACACTTTCCGGTGGCGAGTGCCAGCGTCTTTCCATTGCCCGTGCACTTTTAAAAGATGCGCCGGTTATTCTGTTAGACGAAGCGACAGCGTCCCTTGATGTGGACAATGAGACAGAGATCCAGGAAGCGATTTCTAAGCTGATAAAAGGAAAGACAGTCCTTGTCATTGCACACAGAATGAGAACCGTTGAAAATGCAGACAAGATCGTTGTCCTTGACGGCGGTGTTGTCGCAGAGAGCGGAACACATGCTGAGCTGATGAAAAAGAACGGACTTTATGCAAGACTGGTGGAGCTGCAGACAGCTTCGGCGGACTGGAAGCTGAATGGCAGGTAA